The proteins below are encoded in one region of Apostichopus japonicus isolate 1M-3 chromosome 22, ASM3797524v1, whole genome shotgun sequence:
- the LOC139963656 gene encoding complement receptor type 2-like, which translates to MEFKFGSLVILIILNFQFHRNQCQSHENQCPTRDGFYALHYGCNHSCVSDSDCTQEERCTCDQKCGFICVHQPIDCSQPRHSSDGYVILPNPPIDNFGQTIRFGCQKGLLYGPETLHCLSDGNWNGPIPQCLKQDDNITCQDPPSMDHASWSRNVAKVTYTCNEGYSLEGDGEIVCSEDGSWSRIRGQCLLPTCDPPGRSENLIQIGLDYSVSATVYYECTAGYTLQGTSTRTCLGNRTWSGSNPSCLANNCPPLVPGTNLTIQRSGTGNYIVHDVVTFACVEGFFLKTPGPIHCTCQTDSQWSCGGVPNCTAIRCPLSQPTGRLRYFEEPDRDYLNYNQTVQYKCTDRSTTTLDGDAVRSCSHENRLSGTEPSCKFKCRELQPTPRDATRVNSSHHRHHGGYVIYVCKEGYRMIGTNRFVCQDGQWTEGDFPQCILDTSGQHDYQIRVSNNFTMINEKVIAYEGDRFLEMSCKVPTYKRPRWYFNLGSNHLSGTREPGNDWYKFSLQPLRRSMSGNYSCVVRGDSGKFVNISLEVRAWCQDLGQIRNGIRHPSDGNMLVGDFVNFECNEGYHISGTSTIGCRTNGTWSGPKPTCLIDNCEMHLPSVLHSVLIERTYETLENLTGVLTVSCNIGFERIGNEKMFCRDAIWTYTDNKQPACHRNSSVSIRDEITMRNLEHATVLVREGDEVDLSCTIDGSSSTTTFEKLGGGNNGTNLWIQNFTMEDVGQYACKTEAGNTVQILDVKILRRCSDISALENGYILHNADIADGIYHGDSVNFQCNDGYQLFGSHTCYCDRGQWLLETGQSICLPIITVTMVTDPRVHDNDVLTQYEGEEILLTCAVESKYSLEVLMTKYSFGWNFKGTVLANGTFYQEGKFEKGLRLRLPKMTKDYEGSYSCGTKLVQATVHVKMIKTCPDIAVLLNGNVAISKAIGRSSVATFSCNSRFQLGGSQTLNCLANGQWDVAIPTCRATACVPINITNGVCSGNSYNIGSVLTCSCNEGFSVAGSTAGIECLANGNWNGSSPVCIDLCSQTSCPFGQKCDVVSNTAVCICLEISDCADVSSLKEEDRVCGSNALTYPSSCHLGVGVCAQGGSSNLRLLHRGSCEICGRCRSKPLDSYTSMDLNIELDYGKVYFNGDNCAMTPFGYGLQMGTGFTAMSECQQICLRQNFCLVPHVEGPCDKSVPRWAYDVGSKVCVPFNYSGCGGNENNFVTRDQCTQTCPDRCPTCPQRVSLSELCRQNTTFILSIVTRVHSYATGVAKFRLTTTHIAKPFDQAPLNGNLNVDELSLNRNQDICYCPRLYILDTPFLISIDGTSEKISDPTFAKPWDFKLQTQFLATRSCFPYIGNLAFDDVPSLILHL; encoded by the exons ATGGAGTTTAAATTTGGGTCACTTGTCATCCTAATAATactaaattttcaatttcatagGAACCAGTGCCAGAGTCATGAGAACC AGTGTCCAACCCGTGACGGCTTCTACGCCTTGCATTATGGCTGTAATCACTCATGCGTCTCGGACAGTGATTGTACACAAGAGGAAAGATGTACTTGTGACCAGAAATGCGGTTTTATTTGTGTCCATCAAC CTATAGATTGTTCACAGCCGCGGCATTCATCAGATGGGTACGTCATTTTGCCAAATCCTCCCATCGATAATTTTGGTCAAACGATCAGATTTGGTTGTCAAAAAGGTTTGTTGTATGGACCAGAGACTCTGCACTGTCTTTCTGATGGAAACTGGAATGGACCAATTCCGCAATGCTTGAAGCAAGACG ATAACATAACTTGCCAGGATCCGCCGTCCATGGATCACGCCTCCTGGAGCAGAAATGTAGCTAAAGTAACTTACACTTGTAACGAAGGTTATAGCCTTGAAGGAGACGGGGAAATCGTTTGTAGCGAAGATGGTTCTTGGTCTCGTATTAGAGGGCAATGTCTTC TACCAACTTGTGATCCGCCAGGAAGATCAGAAAATTTGATTCAAATCGGCCTAGATTATTCCGTTTCCGCTACTGTCTATTACGAATGTACAGCTGGTTACACATTACAAGGCACATCTACCCGTACCTGTTTAGGAAATCGAACTTGGAGCGGCAGCAATCCGTCTTGTTTAG CAAACAACTGCCCACCACTTGTGCCTGGAACTAATTTGACGATTCAACGAAGTGGGACCGGTAATTACATTGTCCACGACGTTGTGACATTCGCTTGTGTTGAAGGTTTCTTCCTAAAAACACCAGGCCCTATCCATTGCACATGTCAAACTGACAGCCAGTGGTCATGTGGAGGCGTTCCAAATTGTACAG CAATTAGATGTCCACTTTCTCAACCAACTGGACGGCTAAGATACTTTGAAGAACCGGATAGAGATTACTTAAATTATAACCAGACTGTACAATATAAATGTACCGATCGTTCCACGACGACCCTGGATGGTGACGCTGTCAGGAGTTGCTCACACGAAAACCGACTGAGTGGAACAGAGCCTTCTTGCAAAT TTAAGTGCAGGGAACTTCAACCTACACCAAGAGATGCCACTAGAGTAAATTCGTCGCATCACCGACACCATGGCGGTTACGTCATTTATGTGTGTAAAGAAGGTTACAGGATGATAGGTACAAACAGATTCGTTTGTCAAGATGGACAATGGACGGAGGGGGACTTTCCACAGTGTATTCTGG ATACAAGTGGTCAACACGATTACCAGATTCGTGTATCTAATAACTTTACTATGATAAACGAAAAAGTTATAGCCTACGAAGGAGATAGATTCCTCGAAATGTCTTGCAAAGTACCTACGTATAAAAGACCTAGGTGGTATTTCAACTTAGGAAGCAATCACCTATCTGGAACGAGAGAACCAG GAAACGACTGGTACAAATTTAGCCTACAGCCCCTACGGAGGTCCATGTCTGGCAACTATTCGTGTGTAGTCCGAGGAGACTCGGGCAAATTCGTTAATATATCCCTTGAAGTTCGTG CCTGGTGTCAAGACTTAGGTCAGATACGCAACGGTATTAGACATCCTAGTGACGGTAACATGCTGGTAGGGGACTTTGTCAACTTCGAATGCAACGAGGGTTACCACATCTCCGGTACCTCTACAATAGGGTGCAGAACGAACGGTACCTGGTCTGGACCAAAACCAACGTGTTTGATAG ATAACTGCGAAATGCATCTTCCCTCTGTGCTGCATTCTGTGTTGATTGAAAGAACTTACGAAACACTGGAAAATTTAACCGGTGTCTTAACGGTATCCTGTAACATAGGATTTGAAAGAATCGGTAACGAAAAGATGTTCTGTAGGGATGCAATATGGACTTATACAGATAACAAACAGCCGGCGTGCCACAGGAATTCTTCAg TATCCATCAGAGACGAAATTACCATGCGGAATCTGGAGCATGCGACTGTGTTGGTCAGAGAAGGTGACGAGGTGGATCTCTCCTGTACTATCGATGGCTCTTCGTCAACAACAACATTCGAAAAACTAGGA GGTGGCAACAATGGAACAAACCTTTGGATTCAAAATTTTACTATGGAAGATGTTGGACAATATGCTTGTAAAACCGAGGCGGGCAACACTGTACAGATCCTTGATGTTAAGATTCTTC GAAGATGCAGCGACATCAGCGCCTTGGAGAATGGTTACATATTACATAATGCGGATATTGCTGACGGAATATATCACGGGGATTCTGTTAATTTCCAATGCAACGACGGTTACCAGCTGTTTGGAAGTCATACATGTTACTGCGATAGGGGACAATGGTTGCTTGAAACGGGTCAATCAATTTGTTTACCAA TTATCactgtaaccatggtaacggaTCCGAGAGTGCATGACAACGACGTTCTTACCCAATACGAAGGCGAAGAAATATTGCTAACTTGTGCGGTTGAAAGTAAATATAGTTTGGAAGTTTTGATGACTAAATATTCCTTCGGATGGAACTTTAAGGGTACCGTACTGGCAAATGG CACTTTCTATCAAGAAGGGAAATTTGAGAAAGGTTTGCGATTACGTCTACCAAAGATGACAAAGGATTACGAAGGTTCCTACTCTTGTGGGACTAAGCTTGTGCAAGCAACAGTTCATGTGAAAATGATAA AAACCTGTCCAGATATTGCAGTTCTCTTGAACGGTAACGTCGCTATTTCCAAAGCCATCGGCAGATCCAGTGTTGCTACTTTCTCCTGTAATTCTCGCTTCCAACTTGGAGGATCCCAAACGCTTAATTGTTTGGCTAATGGGCAATGGGACGTCGCCATACCAACATGTAGAG CAACTGCCTGCGTGCCCATAAATATAACAAACGGTGTATGCTCGGGCAACTCTTACAACATTGGCTCTGTATTGACTTGTTCGTGTAATGAAGGGTTTTCTGTAGCTGGATCAACTGCGGGCATAGAATGTCTCGCGAATGGAAATTGGAATGGAAGTTCTCCAGTTTGCATTG ATTTGTGCAGTCAAACGTCTTGCCCTTTCGGACAAAAATGTGATGTTGTCAGCAACACCGCCGTCTGTATCTGTCTCGAGATTTCTGACTGTGCTGACGTCAGCAGTCTCAAGGAGGAAGACCGAGTCTGCGGGTCTAATGCATTGACCTATCCGTCATCTTGTCATCTGGGAGTCGGGGTCTGTGCACAGGGTGGTTCAAGTAATTTACGATTGCTCCATCGCGGTTCTTGTGAAATCT GTGGAAGATGTAGAAGCAAGCCCCTTGACAGCTACACATCAATGGACCTGAATATCGAGCTCGATTATGGTAAAGTTTACTTCAACGGCGACAACTGTGCAATGACGCCTTTCGGATATGGACTCCAAATGGGTACTGGGTTTACTGCAATGTCTGAATGCCAACAGATTTGCCTACGGC AAAACTTTTGTTTAGTACCACATGTTGAGGGACCGTGCGATAAATCCGTCCCGCGATGGGCCTATGACGTTGGCAGTAAGGTATGTGTTCCGTTCAACTACAGTGGCTGTGGAGGTAATGAGAACAACTTCGTGACCAGAGATCAGTGTACACAAACCTGTCCGG ATCGTTGTCCAACCTGCCCACAACGTGTCTCCTTGTCAGAACTCTGTAGGCAGAATACTACCT TCATACTGTCCATAGTAACACGTGTCCACAGCTACGCCACGGGTGTCGCAAAGTTTCGCTTAACTACTACACACATTGCCAAGCCTTTTGATCAGGCACCACTGAATGGCAATCTTAATGTGGATGAACTATCACTGAACCGAAACCAAGACATCTGTTACTGTCCTCGTCTGTACATTCTGGATACTCCATTTCTGATCAGTATCGACGGAACATCAGAAAAAATATCCGATCCAACCTTCGCAAAGCCGTGGGATTTCAAATTACAGACCCAGTTCCTAGCAACGAGGTCTTGCTTCCCCTACATTGGTAATCTCGCATTCGATGACGTGCCATCTTTAATCCTCCATCTGTAA